Within Wyeomyia smithii strain HCP4-BCI-WySm-NY-G18 chromosome 2, ASM2978416v1, whole genome shotgun sequence, the genomic segment aacaggagagttgtgctgcttcctggaaataaaacaacatccatcactgcaacttccatcctacGAAGTGAGTCGTTAACCTACAAAATCGAGTAACGAaagaattaattgttttcttctagtattatatttgcaataaacacaaacaagatctgagaaataatattgtatacttactcaacattttaggtttttctgaatattacagatttctCCGGAATGATGATCAACCGCGAAACCTGTTCTTTTTACATCTAAACCGAAACACGAACAAAATTGATAATGAAGCTtccgttattttgacagttctatttttcggaatctcggtaagagcttttttggttcaacaagatctcggttaaatgatgtcaagcttccgagattcggtattttagtttactgaactcggaaatttgctaatttacggattttttcggcaaacaaatttacggtattccggtaaacacattcggtttccaatttctcagtaattttgttacggaacaacggtaaacgaaaatgttttcaagtagttccgcattttactttaccgagaaaataTTATGCAGTTAAGTGTGATAGGCCTGGTATTCCCTCGTTGAAAACCTATAAGTTTTGTTGTTGTTcatacaacatttatttgacacggcacaatacgaAACTTATAAAATTATGTCAAATTTGTTTCCTAATCGTCAAAACGATTTGTTTCAGTCAAAACAATTGCAAGCTGCTGTGCCTTATATGTCGTTtttgttttcgcggtgtagcgacactcggactacacttttgataccgtaaatgttttatttcactttccggactacacttgTTCTGTCACTGactcaggggggatctatctgtcaaacatcgtgtaaccaacatatttggcaacatggcgtttgttttggtttttgttctttttagtcatgaaattgatcgatgtgaaatattatataattggaacgttttttttatcaaaaagcgagaaaccgcggaaaactttcatgaatgtgttgtgtagtgatatTTTCCCCcgttattgttcatagttacaaacgtcatggaccaacaaacgtcatggaccagagttgatctgcgataacgcacacatatatggaatttgacagcagtgaatcccctctgctctgactaccctttttctgtcccggactacacccgaatACACCCAAAacccaaaaaatctgtatttaaaATCTGTATCAAGCAAACTAACAAtgttggatggaaaaaatcTTCCTTGCAGAATATATTGGAACAAATCAATATTTTTGGTTTAGCTTCATATTTCATGGTTTCAAACTTATGATTAGGCGATAATCAAATGTGTTAACTGAGCATTATAAGTCAATTCAATATAAGTAGCTCCACCTCAGTCTGCAGAGTTGCTTTAAGCTTTCGAAATTAAGCTCATTAGTTTAGAGGCCATGCGATTCCTGGCTTTAGATTTGCTGCGATTATATGTTGAGAATGTGCGTTCTACGTTTATTCAATCCGATGTTTCGTCActggtcagtgacatcttcagcgGAAAATATTATTTGTGCGTTCCCATCCGCCATCACAATAGGTTCACAGCAAACAGAGTTCAAAAGCATCTTGACAAGTAACGAACAAATAATATTCTCctctgaagatgtcactgaccagtgacgaaacgtcggatagtataaaataagtcgttctaaatttttgtgactgctcagccgaaagtataaccacagacagacgtccaagcaagaacaacattgatcaaaatttccgtgtaaattttcaaagtaaattgcgttataaatcacttgtacactagcgccgcctggtgaccttatcgctacaatacattttttttcgctggtgcacgaggctggcggtactggtagcgctatctggttacggatcgctactacaaaaaactttacacaagtttggaactcagcttggacgtctgtctgcggtataACATAGGTACACAACATCCCAACAGTCGAAAACTCAGCAAAATTTAtggtaaaatctgtatttttggcaataatctgtaattctgtaatacagattctgtattgcttttttagttcaaaaatctgtaaaatacagaaaaatctgtatatgtggcatccctggctgcaaagtgtagtccggaaaaagtgtagctacaccacgAACAGGAATTCGACATTAGTGTACGTCATTTGTGAATTATCATTTACCGGCACCGGTACATATATTATTTATCGAACGAGCCATAAATAGAAAGTAATATTCCCATTACAGTTTTATTTACTCTACCTTTTGCTTCAAAATTAGAATACTTTTAGCATGGTGATTGCCATTGGCTTTGAAGGAAGCGCTAACAAAATTGGCGTAGGAATCGTACGCGACGGTGAGGTACTGTCCAACGTTCGAGAAACCTATATTACTCCACCAGGCGAAGGTATTCATTTTGTTACTTCAAAAACGAGTTTCTTAGCATTTCATATTGTAGGATTCCTACCAAAGGAAACTGCTCAACATCATCGTACAAAAATTCATGATATACTTAAACGTGCCCTACTGGAGTCTGGTATAACTCCAGACGAAATAGACGTCGTATGTTACACAAAGGGACCTGGCATGGCGCCACCACTGCTGGTGGTTGCTATAGTGGCTAGAACGGTGGCTCAAATTTGGAATAAACCTATCCTTGGGGTGAATCACTGTATCGGCCACATCGAAATGGGCCGATTAATTACAAAAGCACAGAATCCAACTGTACTGTACGTTAGCGGAGGTAATACACAAGTTATTTCGTATGCCTGCAAACGATATCGAATTTTTGGCGAAACAATTGATATCGCGATCGGAAACTGTTTGGATCGGTTCGCCCGTATTATCAAACTTTCCAACGATCCCAGCCCGGGATATAATATAGAACAGATTgcgaaaaaaggcaaaaaatatctAGCCTTACCATATTCGGTAAAAGGCATGGATGTCAGTTTTTCCGGTATTTTGTCCTTTATTGAGCAAAAGGCTAGACCAAACCAAAAGCAGCAGAAAAGAAAACGTACTTCCGAGGCAGAAGAAAAATTAACAGACGAAGATCTATGTTTTTCGCTGCAAGAAACGCTGTTTGCTATGCTAGTAGAAACTACAGAACGGGCAATGGCTCACTGTGGCTCCAGCGAAGTACTGATCGTTGGTGGCGTCGGTTGCAACGAACGGTTACAGGAGATGATGGGAATCATGTGCGAAGAACGAGGAGCAAAACTTTTCGCGACGGATGAGAGGTTCTGTATAGACAACGGGGTAATGATAGCTCATGCAGGCTGGGAAATGTTTCGTAGCGGTACAAGAATGAGCTGGGAAGATTCTACCATCACCCAACGATACAGAACAGACGAAGTTGAAGTTACTTGGAGAAATGATTGAATGTATTCTTTCAATCAATATAGTTTTTAGTTGTTTATCGTGGTTTTCAATATATGTCATACGATACTTA encodes:
- the LOC129722069 gene encoding probable tRNA N6-adenosine threonylcarbamoyltransferase, encoding MVIAIGFEGSANKIGVGIVRDGEVLSNVRETYITPPGEGFLPKETAQHHRTKIHDILKRALLESGITPDEIDVVCYTKGPGMAPPLLVVAIVARTVAQIWNKPILGVNHCIGHIEMGRLITKAQNPTVLYVSGGNTQVISYACKRYRIFGETIDIAIGNCLDRFARIIKLSNDPSPGYNIEQIAKKGKKYLALPYSVKGMDVSFSGILSFIEQKARPNQKQQKRKRTSEAEEKLTDEDLCFSLQETLFAMLVETTERAMAHCGSSEVLIVGGVGCNERLQEMMGIMCEERGAKLFATDERFCIDNGVMIAHAGWEMFRSGTRMSWEDSTITQRYRTDEVEVTWRND